In the Nothobranchius furzeri strain GRZ-AD chromosome 15, NfurGRZ-RIMD1, whole genome shotgun sequence genome, one interval contains:
- the LOC107391213 gene encoding polypeptide N-acetylgalactosaminyltransferase 6, with protein sequence MMLSGCFRVTRPVKGAVFCVLGLCFLLHCYISYVASPLSPLHPVGSVERPNTSSSSCPLGFYSKEELKPRLQRPLQDPGAPGAHGKPFLSGLMTQQEQQENQKGFNKNQFNQFASDRISLHRDLGKDTRHPDCMKQKFWRCPGLPNTSVIIVFHNEAWSTLLRTVYSVLHTAPAALLTEIILVDDASTDDHLKTALEEHVEKLQIVRVLRQRERKGLITARLMGAQAARGEVLTFLDSHCECFDGWLEPLLARIAEQPSAVVSPKINIIDRNNLWVHKPVPRPQRYSRGNFDWRLKFGWEAVPEEELKRRKNETYPIRTPTFAGGLFAVSKSYFEHIGSYDDQMEFWGGENLEMSFRVWQCGGLLEIIPCSVVGHIFRKKSPHTFPNGSSVITRNLVRLAEVWMDDYKEIFYRLNRVAASIFKMNSFGDVSERRQLREKLRCKNFSWYLNSVYPETYVPDIRPTMYGQLENSGWQCQLDVKKTKKHWEPGQMVTCNNRIEAQYYEYTSKQEIRLSFGIKLCLHADPGKASVCLEWCHPKEKAAPEQAWIFTETNQVMNPSSGKCLAAAGGNVILTSCKSAEDSQKWAFI encoded by the exons ATGATGCTTTCAGGCTGTTTTCGAGTGACACGTCCAGTAAAAGGAGCAGTTTTCTGTGTCCTGGGTTTGTGTTTCCTTCTACACTGCTACATCAGCTACGTGGCCTCCCCACTGTCACCACTACACCCAGTGGGGAGTGTGGAGAGGCCCAACACATCCAGTTCCAGCTGCCCTCTTGGATTTTACAGTAAAGAGGAGCTAAAGCCTCGCCTCCAGAGGCCTCTCCAGGACCCCGGAGCGCCAGGTGCACACGGCAAACCCTTCTTGTCAGGTTTGATGACTCAGCAAGAACAACAAGAGAACCAAAAAGGATTTAACAAAAACCAGTTCAACCAGTTTGCCAGTGATCGCATTTCTCTGCACCGGGACCTGGGTAAAGACACGCGGCACCCAGA CTGCATGAAGCAGAAGTTCTGGCGATGTCCCGGTCTCCCCAACACTAGTGTGATTATAGTGTTTCACAACGAGGCATGGTCCACTCTGCTCAGGACGGTCTACAGCGTCCTACACACAgctcctgctgctctgctcaCAGAGATTATCTTGGTAGATGACGCCAGCACCGATG ATCACTTGAAGACTGCCCTGGAGGAACATGTGGAGAAGCTGCAGATTGTGCGTGTTTTACGTCAGAGGGAGAGAAAAGGCCTGATCACAGCCCGGCTGATGGGGGCGCAGGCCGCTCGAGGGGAGGTCCTCACCTTCCTGGACTCCCACT GTGAATGTTTCGATGGATGGCTGGAGCCTCTTCTGGCTCGGATTGCAGAGCAACCTTCTGCTGTGGTGAGCCCCAAAATCAACATCATCGATCGGAACAATCTGTGGGTTCACAAACCAGTTCCTAGGCCTCAACGTTACAGCCGTGGGAACTTTGACTGGAGGCTGAAGTTTGGGTGGGAGGCTGTTCCAGAAGAGGAGCTGAAGCGCCGAAAGAACGAGACGTATCCCATCAG AACTCCTACCTTTGCTGGAGGCCTGTTTGCAGTTTCTAAGTCGTACTTTGAGCATATTGGCTCCTATGATGACCAGATGGAGTTCTGGGGAGGAGAGAACTTGGAGATGTCTTTCAGG GTCTGGCAATGTGGAGGTCTTCTAGAGATCATTCCCTGTTCTGTTGTGGGGCATATATTTCGTAAAAAAAGCCCTCACACCTTCCCAAACGGCAGCTCCGTCATCACCCGAAACCTGGTGCGCCTGGCTGAGGTCTGGATGGACGACTACAAAGAGATCTTCTATCGCTTAAACAGAGTCGCTGCTTCCATTTTTAAAATG AATTCCTTTGGGGATGTTTCTGAACGTCGTCAGCTCAGAGAGAAGTTAAGGTGCAAAAACTTCTCTTGGTACCTAAATAGTGTTTACCCAGAAACATATGTCCCTGACATTCGGCCCACGATGTACGGGCAG TTGGAAAACTCTGGCTGGCAGTGCCAACTGGAtgtgaaaaagacaaaaaagcacTGGGAGCCTGGTCAGATGGTCACATGCAACAACCGAATTGAAGCACAG TATTACGAGTACACCTCCAAGCAGGAGATACGGCtcagctttggcatcaagttgTGCTTACACGCTGATCCAGGGAAAGCTTCTGTGTGTCTTGAATGGTGCCATCCGAAGGAAAAGGCAGCACCAGAGCAAGCTTGGATCTTTACAGAG ACAAACCAAGTGATGAACCCCTCATCAGGCAAGTGTTTGGCAGCAGCAGGTGGAAACGTGATTCTGACCAGCTGCAAATCTGCTGAAGATAGTCAGAAATGGGCCTTCATCTGA
- the LOC107391214 gene encoding sperm microtubule inner protein 11 yields the protein MTFFGLTHLGYQNPIGDKMINQWRASRDVSISEGLSSWLQGPQGPLSCADTSKVSPQCLPFSSDTQHRSYKKYREMVEQSQTTTSPKQLYITPLTDNQQYGWMVSDRPEPWTQVRRFPRQLSEMTKFVNEMLRADRDFSLF from the exons ATGACCTTCTTCGGTTTGACACACCTGGGTTATCAAAACCCAATAGGAGATAAAATGATAAATCAGTGGAGAGCTTCTCGGG ATGTGAGCATCAGTGAAGGATTGTCCTCGTGGCTGCAGGGACCTCAAGGACCCCTCAGCTGTGCAGACACATCCAAAGTGTCCCCTCAGTGTCTTCCCTTCAGCTCTGACACGCAGCACAGGAGCTACAAGAAATACAGAGAAATGGTCGAACAATCCCAAACAACTACAT CTCCTAAGCAGCTGTACATAACGCCTCTGACAGACAACCAGCAGTATGGCTGGATGGTGTCTGATCGTCCGGAGCCCTGGACACAAGTCAGGAGGTTTCCTCGACAGCTCAGTGAGATGACCAA GTTTGTTAATGAAATGTTGCGTGCAGACCGGGACTTCAGCCTGTTCTGA